The Alphaproteobacteria bacterium genome segment CTGCGCAGCATTCGACCAAGGATCCCGCGCCACAGCGGTAGGGCCGCGAGGTTGTAACCGGTGAGCGCGTAGGGCGTATCGAGATCGGCGATGAACGGTCCGCGGTCGACGACGCCGCCCCACACATAAACCGCGGTATCGGCCGGGAGGCCAGGCGGCCGCCGCTTGATGTTGGGCAGCGGCAGACGATTCAAGATTCCCGCGCGCCGTGCCGTCGGCCGCGCGCCCGGCCCGGCGAGTGCCGGGGCGGTTTGGGTGGCGAGTTCCGGGTTGTGAACATGCCCCTGGGGCCACGCGCGGATGACGTCGAGTTGGCGCGGCCGCAACACGCTGTGGGGGTAGAACCAGACCTTCGGCGCGTTCACCGGTTCACGTTTCGGCACGGGGTTTCCTGGCGGCATACATGACCGAGGGGTAGACGCCCGTCCAAGCGAAGGGGGCAAGCAACGCCGCGCCCAGCCGCCACCGACCGGCGTGGCGCAGCAGGGCGCCGAGGCGGCGATAGGCGATCGCGTCGGTGCGGCCCTCCAGGATATCTCGAATTTTCTCAAGATAGAGATTGCGCCAGCTTAGGCCGAGCGCATCGAAACGGCGCTCCATCCAGTGGGGGTGAACGAATTTGAGGTGATCGACAAAACGGGCATGCGCGCTGTTTCCTTGTAGTCGCACGAGCGCGCGTAGCAACGGTTTAGGGCAGAGCGGGGGCATCAGCGCGCGGACGTGGGGTTCGTAGGGCCACAGGTAGTTCGGCGCTTCGAGATAGAGAACCCCGCCTGGACGCAACACGCGGGCCATTTCGGCGAGGCATTCGTCGACGTTGCCGACGTGCTCGATCGTCGTGATGCACACGATCAAATCGACGCTGGCGTCGTCGACCGGGAGGTCTTCGCCGACCGCTTCCGTGAAGGTTGGCGTACGCCGAAAGCGCGTCTGATCGAGCCGTGCCGCCATCCCGCGCGCGAGGGCGATGCCGTCGGCATCGGGATCGACGCCAACGATGTCGGCATCGGGGAAACGGTGCTGCAACGCGAACGTTTTGAACCCGGTGGAACACCCGACCTCGAGGACACGAGTAATCGATTCCGGCAACGCCGCCCCCAGCCGGCGCAGCGCGTCGTCCAACTGCGTGTCCACCGCGACAAAGCAATCGCGCATGTGTGCGCTCAGGTCGTCGCCGGTTCCGGCGTGGTCGATGTGCATCGTCGCGCGGGTGTGATCGAGCCAACCGGCCCACAGCGCCGCGAGGCCGGAGTCGAGGTGCACCGGGAAGATATCGGGTTGGTCGGTCAAACTGCGATCTTCCCGTGTAGTTTGGTGGCGTTCGGCGGCGGCACCGCGCGGGCGCCGGTTTGAGTCGTCGATTGGTCGGTGTCCATCCGCGTTCACTCTAGTCCCGGGCCGTCTCGCGCAGAAGCCGTCGATAGGCCCAGGCTGCGCCAAAGAAATGCGTAATATTGATCGCGGCCAACGGCGCCAAGAACCCGATTGGGCCGACTAGCGCCACGATCAACGCGATTTTCGCGGCAAGTTCGACGCCCATGATCGCGACTAACGGGCGTAACCGCAGTGTGACGAATGCCTTTGCCACCGGTAGTTTCGCGATTGCAAGCCACATTGCGGCACCGCCTGCGAGGATGAAGGCGAAGGGAGCGTCGGGCGCGTTGTCGGCCCCGACCCAAAGGTCGACGACCGTCGATCCGGCCAAGGCATAGACGACAGCGAACGTTACCCCGGCTGCGATCATGGTGCGGTCGACCCGCCGCAGCGCGGTGCCGAGGCGGTCGTGTTCGCCGCGCACGTCGTGATGGATGATCCGGGGCTGGAGTGCGTCGGGAATGCGGCCCAGGGCAACCACGACGACCTCGGCGATCTTCCAGACCAGGGCGAAGTCCGCCGCAAGCAGCGGGCCGCCGATCACCGTGATAATCAATATGTCGGCTTGCAGGGTGAGCGAGAGAACGCCGTAGATCGTGAAGTAACGGCCGCGGCGCGACAGCATCGCGGCGAGGTGGGCCCGTTGGGTTGCGAGGTTTTCCCACCAGCGATGCCGGTAGCCGAGGTGGCGCCACAGAATGCCCGCGGCCCCCAGCGCGACGACATTGCCGGCGAGCAGCGCGCCGGTGACGCTGGCAAGACCGCCGCCGCCAAGAAGCAAGGGCACCGCCAGACCAACAAAAATAAGCTGCGCACCGATCGACAACCCGTTCGACCAAGTTTGATGCCGGGTCACGTTGAGGCCGACCCGGTCGATCGCCAGCAGCCAACTGGCGACGAGGTTGAGCGCAAAGAAAACGAGCGCCATCCAAACCCCGGGCACCGCGCCCGCTTGCTCCCCGAGGGTTCCGGGAAAAAGCGCGACGACGGCCAAGGCGAGTCCGCCGATGACGCCGGCATAGATCAGGGCAGCGGACTTGCCTGCCGCCCAGACCTGAGCGAAGCCGGTCCGGTCGTTGCGCGCCGCCATTTCGCCCAGGGTGCGCGTGGTGCCGCCAGTCAACCACAACGCGCCGACGGCGATATAGGTGGCGAGCGCCAGCAACACCATGAGCAGACCAAATCCGGTTCGCCCGATGGTTTCCAAATAGAGCGGTACCATCGCCAACTGGACGGCGGCGTTCACCGCCATCTGGGCGTAGCCCGAAACGAGAGCGCCGGTGTAATCTCGGTCGCCCAGGGCGTGTCCGATGACGGTGCGCGTTTTGGCGCGAACCCAGGCGATCATTTCGTGAAGGCGGCTTCGATCTCTGCGCCGCCGAGCCAACGCCCAAACAGAAATCGCCGTAGATGCCCCCGGCTGAGAAGGTCGAGGTTGATCCGGGAATGATCCGAGGCGAAGCAAAAGACCGCCGTGAAGTCGTGTGCCGCGCACAGTTCGCGAAGACCGGTCGGGGTGAACGGCTTGACGTGGGTGTAGTCGTCATAGAAGCGCCACCCCACGCGCGCGATATCCGGTGTGCGCAGATACAGCGCGCCGCCGGGCCGAAGCAATCGGTGGCACTCGGCGAGCATGATGCGCGGATCGGCGAGGTGTTCGATCAGGTGGTTGACGACGATGAGGTCGACGCTGCCGTCGGCACCGGGGATGCCGGCGACCGATAGGTCGTGTTCGACAAACTCAATCCCCAACTCCGCCAAGTGCGGGGCGAAGTTGCTGCTTGCGTCCACCGCAATGCGGCGCAACCCGGGTCGATTGTAATGCATCGCCCACCCGTCGCCCGCGCCGAATTCCATCACGGTGAGCGGGCCATCGTTGGCGATGCCGCATAGTTCCAAGACGCGCGGAAGAAACAAAGCATGGCGACCGACTTGACCCATGCGTGCAGCCTGTGAGTCGAGGCGCCCGCGCAAAAACGCGGCAAGACCTAGGAACCGGCTGCTGCTGTCCCCTTCGGCCCGGTGGCGCTCATATTGTTCGAGGTATTTGGACGCGTCGTTGCTCAACGGCTCAACCCCTTGCCATGCTCCGGCGCCAAAGCTGTATTACATATAGTTTGAAGACTATCTGGGCAACGCGGGCCGTGGGCGCAGCCTGGAACCCGCGCCAAGTGTCTCGGGCCGCATCTGCATTGAGAAGGCCGTCAAGGTCGTCGAACGCGGTAAAGGCTTGGTCGACGCGGGCGCGCCACGAGCCCGCGAGCAAGTCCGATTCCTGAATGTTGGTGCCGAAACCGCGTTTGGGCGCAAATAAGAGAGCGTCCGGCACCCTGCCCCGCAGAGCCTGCTTCAGAATCCATTTGAGGCCAGCCGGATCGAACAACCGGTGCACCTTGCGCCGGAACGGTGTCGCCAGGGCGAGGCCGACCATGTCTTGATCGAGGAACGGGCTGCGGGTTTCGACGCCGGCGGCCATCGCCGGCAGGTCGCCGGCAATGGTGACCGACGGGGCGTTCTCGCTGAGCAATGCGGTCAAGGCTGCCTCGTCGATATAGGCGCGCGGGCGCGCGCCGATCGGTAGTTGGGCCGCCCATCGTTGGGTGAGATCCGCAGGGTGGGGCCGTGCTGGTCCATTGAGCAGGCGCGGCCATACCGCCTCCGCGCTGTACCGCAGCAGCGCCGCCCGGCGATGTCCCGCGGGTGCCCCGAGGACCAACGCCCCGAGGCGAAGCCGCGCCGGGAGCGCTTTGATCCGCGCCAGCACACGCCACAGCGGGCGGATAACGGCCGGGACAATAGCTTCTATGCGACTCAGCAGCGCCTGTTGAAGGTGGCTTGAATAACCGAAGAATAGTTCGTCAGCGCCGTGCCCGGTGAGAACCACCTTGATCCCATCGGCTTGGATCGCGCGACACAGTTGTAAAGTATGCACCAGCGGCAGCAGGGCGATCGGTTCGCCGTGCCGTGCAACGAGTTCCTCCAGCCCGTCGTGATGACGGTCGGGATCGAAGAGAACTTCCTTGTGACGCGTGCCGAGGCGATCGGCCATTGCCCGCGCCCGTGGAAGTTCGTCGTCGCCCGCATCGCGTCCCAATACGTAGCTGCGCGTGCCAACCGCCCCGGCGGCGACCATCGATTGCGCGATCGCCGAGGAATCGACGCCCCCCGATAGGAGTACGGCAACTTCGACATCGGCTTCCTTGCGCAACGCCACGGCATGGTCCAACACCGCGGTTGCTTGCGAAGGCGTGGTATCTCGGCTAACCAAAGGCGGATGCCAGTAGCGCCAGATTCGCTCGACCGCACCGCCCTGGATGCTCATCGCATGGCCCGCAGGGAGCCGCCTGATGTCGCGGTAGATCGTCCACGGATCGGGGACGTGGCGCATATTGTCGATCAGATAGAGCGCGACCGCCTCGGGGTCGAGCGTACGTCCGACCATGGGAAGTTGCAGCAGCGCCGGAATTTCGGAGGCGAGCGCAACGCCCCCGTCCCAGTGGGCATAGACCAACGGCTTCTTGCCGACGCGGTCGCGCGCGGCAAACAGTCTTTCGGATTTGGTGTCATAGAGCAGGAAGGCGAACATGCCGTGTAGCTGCGCTAGCGCGGCCTCGCCCTCCTCTTCCCACAGGTGCAGGATGACTTCCGAATCGGTGTTTGAGCGAAAACGGTGGCCGCGCCGTTCCAGGTCTGCCCGCAGGGCACGCCAGTTGTATATCTCGCCGTTGAAACTCAGCCACAGCGTTTCGTCTTCGTTGGCCATTGGTTGGCGCCCACGCGGCGACAGGTCGACAATGGAAAGCCGCGTGTGCCCGAGCGCGGTCCGGCCCTCCGGCGCCAGCCATTGGTCCTCGCCGTCCGGCCCACGGTGGCGCAGGGTCGCCGTCATTGCCGCAACGTGGTCGCCCAGATCGGGAACGGCGGCGTGTGCGGCAATGCCGGCTATGCCGCACATAAGACCGTGACCAAACAGGTGCAGAGGGCAGCGTCATGACCGTGAGACGCCGGCTGTTCGACCTCACCCGTCGGCTTTCCAACCGGCTGTTCGGGCCGGAGCTGATGCATCGCTCGGGCCTGGTGCGTGGGCTTTGGGCGGGTTGGCGCAGAATTGTCGAGGCGTTTTCGCCGGCCTATCGCCGTCAAGCCCGGTTCGAACGCGAAAACCCAGAAGCCCCTTGGCTGGTGCCCGCCGCGATCCCGTTTATCGAGCGGGAATTGCGGGCGGAAATGCGGGGTCTCGAATGGGGGGCGGGCCGGTCGACCCTGTGGCTGGCCCGGCAGGGGTTGACGCTGGTCAGCATCGAGGGCCGGCGGTCGTGGCGGGACAAGGTCGCGGCATGGCTGCAGCGTGACGGCTTGGCCGCGCGCGTCAGTCTTCCAGTCGTCGATGTGCTCCGCGACCATGGCGTCGATCCCGGCACGATCGACGCGTACGCCTCGGCGCCCAAAGGATTTGTCCCGCCCGCCTTCGACGTCGTGCTGGTCGATGGCCACTTTCGGTCGGCCTGTCTGCGCCGGGTACCGACATTGCTGGCGCCAGGCGGCCTTCTTATCGTCGACAATGCCGAGGTTGCAGATGTCCGCGACCAGATCGCGCGATTGGCGCCCCACCGTATCGGCGATTTCGACAATGGGATTTGGCTGACCCACGTCTACCGTGCTCCGGCGGAAGGTCTGCCGCCGCTCGACTGAAGAGCCGCGACCGTCAGGCCGACCGCCAAGATAATCGTGGCCCACCACCAGGATTGCCACATGCCGAAACTGACCACCGCAACCGTGAATGTACTTGTCGATAACCCGGCAACGGCGGCGCGACCCAGGCGATCGGTCGCGCGGGCGTAGCCCTGAATGCTCAACGCCGCCACCAGCCACGCCAGTGCCAGCGCGCCGACGGCGCCGAGTTCGAGCCAGACCTGCACCGCGGCGTTGTGGGTGTGGAGCGGCAGCAGCCGTGGCAAGTTGGGTGTGCCGTCGGGGAGCGTGCCGACGGGGCGCCCACAGGGGGTCATAAAGTCGGCATAGCCCTGTCCGCCGGGAACGAAGCGCGATGTTGCTAGGCCCCAGCCGGCAACCGGCTTCTCCGACCAGCGATCGAGCGCGAAGTTCCAAATCGTGACGCGGTGAATGACAGAGGCTTTGCTATCGATCAGGCCGCATAGCCTACCGAGATTGTCGTAGGGCAGCACCACGGGAACCGCCAATACAAACACGGTTTGCCCAACGAGTAAGAGCCACCGCAGGCGCGGTACCGCGAAGATCGTAGCGGCGGCAGCCAGTCCGGCGACCAGAGCAAGTTGCGCCGAGGTCTGTTCGAGCGCGAACGGCATCGGGGCGACGATCAAGATCGCGACGGCCAGGAGCCGTCGTCCCATGCGCCACAACCCTATCGCCAGAGGGAGCGCGAAGAGTGCGTGGACCGCCGCGCCGCGACTGTAGCTCGCAGCCAGCGCGCCCTCGGGTACCGGCCGAGCCCAACCGCTAAGCGCGCCGTCGAGGCCTACATCGGCGAGGACGATCGGTGTGATTGCCAAGAAGCCGATCGCGGTGGCGGTCAGGATGCGGGCGGGGTCGATTGCCGATCCGCTGCCGAAAGCAGGAATCAATACCATCCCGAAAAGGATCAGAACCGCGATTTGTCCGGTCTTGTACAGGGATGCCGACGGTTCTAGAGACCACACGACCGACGCCAAACCGACGGCCAGCAAAGGCCATACTGCCCGCCCGGCGAGGAGGAGGCGCCTGTCGGCGCGCAAGGCGGGCCAGACGGAGAGGACAAGGGTGAGCGCCAGGAGCCCGACAAGCGGTGTCATGCCCATCGGCGCGAGGTACGCCACGGGTCCGGTGAGGGCTGCGAGGAAGGTTCCCAACGAAGCGGTGATCGCTATCATCTATGGAGCGACCGTCGCGCAATCTAAGGGTGGTGTGAAACGTACCCTATCGGTGCCACCAGACGGGGATCGACCCCGGGGCCACGGACGAGTCTCAAGAAGTAACAAAGGCTGTGTCGTCCTGCGTTTCGGCGCGATTTCGGACCCTCGGCGCACTCTAAGCCAATTTGTTCGATTGCCAAGGTCGATGTTGCCCGTATCGAATCGCATGCAACTTCTTTGATCGAGAATCCTCCGCTGCTCCTGACCGCCGGTATTTCGGTGTATAGTACCGCGCGTCCATCCCTGAAACGTTGTTTCGTGGCGGTGGGCGACTCACCTGCGACCCCCGATCACCAACGCATAGAAAGGTCTCTGCAATCGCTAAGATGACTCGCGACCGTCCGAAAGGCGCCTTTAAGGGCGCCGATTGGAATGAACGGTTGAACACCGCCAAGAACGCCAAACGCGCCGTGGTGGAAAAGAACAAGGCGCGTTTGTCGCCCGACGATCCGGCTGCTGTCGAGCGCCGGGCCGCGCGCCTCGCCGCCAGTATTGCCCGCGACGCCCGCCGTGCGGAGCGCGAGGCCGCCCGTGCGGCCAAGGCCGCCGAGCAGGCCGCGATCCGGGCTCGCGAGGAGGCCGCGCGCGCCGCGGAAGCCGCTGCGCGGGAGGCCGAAGAGGCACGGCTCGCGGAAGAGGCCCGCGCCGAGGCCGCCAGACTTGAGGCTGAAAAGGCCGCAGCGGCGGAGGCCCTGAAAGCCGAGCAGAAGGCCGCGCGTGACCTACGCTACGCGAAACGAAAGGCACGGCAATAGCCTAAAAGAGCGTTAGGCGGACGTATCCGTTAGGTGTCGGTCCGCCGTGCCGAGGCAGCTAGTCGGTGCGTAACTTCTTCAAACCCAAGGCGCCCATGATCTGTTTCTCGTAGAACGGTTCGGAAACGCCGCGGCGTAGTTTTCGTAGGAAGTATTTCTCGAAGCCGACCTTGGCGACGTGCACCCACTTCCCCTCGGCCATCCAATTGACGTTGCGCGGCGGGATCTGCGGGACAGCAACAAACGCGATCCCGGTATCGCCCATGTCGGCCAAGCACACCGCACTCCACGTCGCCTCGGCTTCGACCGGCCTACCTGCCAGGGCGTCGCCGATATTCTTGGCCGTTGCGGTCACCATGCTTTCGATCATGTAACCAGTCTTGGGAACCCCGGTCGGCACCGGCGTCGGGCCGATCGGGGGGATAGCGATGCATACGCCGACCGCCCAAATATTCGGAAAGGCCGGATTGCGCTGGTGTTTGTCGACGAGGATGAATCCGCGAGGATTGGCCAGTCCCTCGATATCGCGCACCGCATCGATCCCGGTAAAGGCCGGGAGCATCATGCCGTAGGCGTAGGGGATTTCGTGCCGCTTCTTTTCCGTTCCATCTTCGTTGAGTTCGATCGCATGCACCATCCCGGGTTCGACCTTTTCGACCTTGGCGTTGCACACCCAGTCGATGTGTCGCTTGCGCATCGCGCTCTCCATCAGCGACTTACTGTCACCGACGCCATTGAGGCCGAGATGGCCGATCCAAGGCTCGGCGGTCACGAAGGTCATTGGCACCTTGTCGCGAATCTTGCGGCGCCGCAGCTCGGTATCGAGGATGAAAGCGTATTCGTAAGCGGGCCCGAAACAGCTTGCACCCTGGACCGCGCCGACCACGATCGGTCCGGGGTTCTCGACGAAGGCATCCCATGCGACGCGCGCCTTTTCGGCATGATCGACGTGGCAAATCGATTGGGTGTGACCGCTAAGCGGGCCCAGACCGGGTACCTCGTCGAAGGCTAACCGCGGCCCGGTCGCAATCACCAGATGGTCGTAGGAAATACGCTCGCCGTTCGCCAGTTCGACGGCGTTCTCGCCGGGGTGTACCCGCTTGGCTGCGCTGACAACCACATCGATGTTCTTGCGGCCGAGCATTTTCGCAAGGTCGAGTTTGATCTGCTTTGGCGTACGCCACCCGACGGCGACCCAAGGGTTGGATGGCACAAAATGAAAGCTCGGAGAATCCGACACGACCGTAACCCGGTCGTCCTCGCCGACGGCTTGGCGTACTTCGTAGGCCATTGGCACGCCGCCGATGCCGGCGCCCAGAATGACAATATGCGACATGATGAACACGCCCCTTGTTGTTGGACCGGTTTGCTTCAGTTTCCGCCCTGGATGCCCTGGCGGCACTGCGTGAAGTCAATCGGCGCCCTGCATAGTTTGCGGGGTTTGGCGGACCTGTTAGCGTAGCTGGCAAAACATCGAGGGGAGGTCGGTATGGGGATCGAGCCAGGGCATCCGGCGATACGGCGTCATTTCGTGACGGTCAATGGCGCGCGCCAAGTTCACTACCGGCGCGCCGGCAAGGGGCCGGCAGTCGTGCTGCTGCACCAGTCGCCGACGTCGTCGCGCGAGCATGTGCCGTTGATCGAACGCCTGATGGGCGACTTCACGGTGATCGCGCCTGATACGCCCGGTAACGGATTGTCCGACCCATTGCCGGGCGAACAGCCGTCGTCCGAAGACTACGCCCATGCCCTTGCCCAGACCTTGGACGCGCTCGGGATAAAACGCTGCGGGTTGTTCGGCACACACACCGGCGGCGTCACCGCGACCGAGTTTGCCCGGCTCTATCCGGACCGCGTCAGCGTCGTCATCGTCGACGGCATCACCTGCTGGACCGAAGAAGAACGCGCCGATGCAGTCGCCAACTATTTCACACCGTTTGCCCCGCGCTGGGACGGTAGCCATTTGACGTGGTTGTGGTCGCGAATGCGCGAACAGACGATCTTTTTTCCCTGGTACGCCAAGTCGCTTGCAGCCCGACTCGATTACGATTTGCCGCCGCCGGATCGCTTGCACAACAGCTTGCTCGAATTCCTGCGGGCCGGCGACGAATACCGCAAACCCTACAAGGCGGCATTCCTGTTCAAGGGCGAAGAGGCGATCCCCGCCATTACGTGCCCGGCCTATCTCATGGCGATCGCACCGGATGTGCTGTTCGGTCACTTCGACCGCCTGCCGCCGTTGCCCGACAACATCAAGATCGAGCGCTTCGGGGCAAGCCGGTCGGAGATGCTCGATCGCGCAGTCGCGGTCCTCGCTCAATACCCCGGACAGGACGGTGTCCCGGGCCCGGCAGCACCGGGGCCGATCGCCGGTCGAACCTGGCAGGACTATGCCGATGTGGCGGGCGGACAACTGCATATGCGGCGCAGCGCCGGTAGCGGCCGCCCCGTGCTGGTGCAGCACGACGCGGCGAGCGACAACAACGTTGTGCGCATGGCCGCCGAAGGCTTCGTTGGCAAGCGACCGGTGATAGCTTTCG includes the following:
- a CDS encoding class I SAM-dependent methyltransferase, whose product is MTDQPDIFPVHLDSGLAALWAGWLDHTRATMHIDHAGTGDDLSAHMRDCFVAVDTQLDDALRRLGAALPESITRVLEVGCSTGFKTFALQHRFPDADIVGVDPDADGIALARGMAARLDQTRFRRTPTFTEAVGEDLPVDDASVDLIVCITTIEHVGNVDECLAEMARVLRPGGVLYLEAPNYLWPYEPHVRALMPPLCPKPLLRALVRLQGNSAHARFVDHLKFVHPHWMERRFDALGLSWRNLYLEKIRDILEGRTDAIAYRRLGALLRHAGRWRLGAALLAPFAWTGVYPSVMYAARKPRAET
- a CDS encoding class I SAM-dependent methyltransferase, whose amino-acid sequence is MSNDASKYLEQYERHRAEGDSSSRFLGLAAFLRGRLDSQAARMGQVGRHALFLPRVLELCGIANDGPLTVMEFGAGDGWAMHYNRPGLRRIAVDASSNFAPHLAELGIEFVEHDLSVAGIPGADGSVDLIVVNHLIEHLADPRIMLAECHRLLRPGGALYLRTPDIARVGWRFYDDYTHVKPFTPTGLRELCAAHDFTAVFCFASDHSRINLDLLSRGHLRRFLFGRWLGGAEIEAAFTK
- the asnB gene encoding asparagine synthase (glutamine-hydrolyzing), with the protein product MCGIAGIAAHAAVPDLGDHVAAMTATLRHRGPDGEDQWLAPEGRTALGHTRLSIVDLSPRGRQPMANEDETLWLSFNGEIYNWRALRADLERRGHRFRSNTDSEVILHLWEEEGEAALAQLHGMFAFLLYDTKSERLFAARDRVGKKPLVYAHWDGGVALASEIPALLQLPMVGRTLDPEAVALYLIDNMRHVPDPWTIYRDIRRLPAGHAMSIQGGAVERIWRYWHPPLVSRDTTPSQATAVLDHAVALRKEADVEVAVLLSGGVDSSAIAQSMVAAGAVGTRSYVLGRDAGDDELPRARAMADRLGTRHKEVLFDPDRHHDGLEELVARHGEPIALLPLVHTLQLCRAIQADGIKVVLTGHGADELFFGYSSHLQQALLSRIEAIVPAVIRPLWRVLARIKALPARLRLGALVLGAPAGHRRAALLRYSAEAVWPRLLNGPARPHPADLTQRWAAQLPIGARPRAYIDEAALTALLSENAPSVTIAGDLPAMAAGVETRSPFLDQDMVGLALATPFRRKVHRLFDPAGLKWILKQALRGRVPDALLFAPKRGFGTNIQESDLLAGSWRARVDQAFTAFDDLDGLLNADAARDTWRGFQAAPTARVAQIVFKLYVIQLWRRSMARG
- a CDS encoding class I SAM-dependent methyltransferase; the encoded protein is MTVRRRLFDLTRRLSNRLFGPELMHRSGLVRGLWAGWRRIVEAFSPAYRRQARFERENPEAPWLVPAAIPFIERELRAEMRGLEWGAGRSTLWLARQGLTLVSIEGRRSWRDKVAAWLQRDGLAARVSLPVVDVLRDHGVDPGTIDAYASAPKGFVPPAFDVVLVDGHFRSACLRRVPTLLAPGGLLIVDNAEVADVRDQIARLAPHRIGDFDNGIWLTHVYRAPAEGLPPLD
- a CDS encoding DUF6481 family protein yields the protein MTRDRPKGAFKGADWNERLNTAKNAKRAVVEKNKARLSPDDPAAVERRAARLAASIARDARRAEREAARAAKAAEQAAIRAREEAARAAEAAAREAEEARLAEEARAEAARLEAEKAAAAEALKAEQKAARDLRYAKRKARQ
- a CDS encoding FAD/NAD(P)-binding oxidoreductase, producing MSHIVILGAGIGGVPMAYEVRQAVGEDDRVTVVSDSPSFHFVPSNPWVAVGWRTPKQIKLDLAKMLGRKNIDVVVSAAKRVHPGENAVELANGERISYDHLVIATGPRLAFDEVPGLGPLSGHTQSICHVDHAEKARVAWDAFVENPGPIVVGAVQGASCFGPAYEYAFILDTELRRRKIRDKVPMTFVTAEPWIGHLGLNGVGDSKSLMESAMRKRHIDWVCNAKVEKVEPGMVHAIELNEDGTEKKRHEIPYAYGMMLPAFTGIDAVRDIEGLANPRGFILVDKHQRNPAFPNIWAVGVCIAIPPIGPTPVPTGVPKTGYMIESMVTATAKNIGDALAGRPVEAEATWSAVCLADMGDTGIAFVAVPQIPPRNVNWMAEGKWVHVAKVGFEKYFLRKLRRGVSEPFYEKQIMGALGLKKLRTD
- a CDS encoding alpha/beta hydrolase; this encodes MGIEPGHPAIRRHFVTVNGARQVHYRRAGKGPAVVLLHQSPTSSREHVPLIERLMGDFTVIAPDTPGNGLSDPLPGEQPSSEDYAHALAQTLDALGIKRCGLFGTHTGGVTATEFARLYPDRVSVVIVDGITCWTEEERADAVANYFTPFAPRWDGSHLTWLWSRMREQTIFFPWYAKSLAARLDYDLPPPDRLHNSLLEFLRAGDEYRKPYKAAFLFKGEEAIPAITCPAYLMAIAPDVLFGHFDRLPPLPDNIKIERFGASRSEMLDRAVAVLAQYPGQDGVPGPAAPGPIAGRTWQDYADVAGGQLHMRRSAGSGRPVLVQHDAASDNNVVRMAAEGFVGKRPVIAFDLPGNGESDNTIGTDKDAITCTTYAAVTQQALASMGLNEIDYLGTWGSGFTGLELAKMQPGLVKHLVVAHVIYHPESLRRELLAKYTPELKTDWWGGYLLMAWHAMRDQGLYWPWYNRTREGIIQREPYVDTAMVHRRVVSLLKCWNMWQAHYGAHWKYDAHTELGRSPVPIALAGPDNHPGTDQAVKDHATLQRVTTGNDMTAWAGALMPFLDS